A segment of the Opitutia bacterium genome:
CTTCCAGTCCTTCTTGGAGGGACCGTCGACCGTCTTCTGGGTCGCGGTGTAGGAGTGGATGGTCGTCATGAGGCCTTCCTCGACGCCGAAGCCTTCCTTGAGGAGCACGTGCACGATCGGCGCGAGGCAGTTCGTGGTGCAGGAGGCGTTGGAAATCATGGTGTGCTTCGTGACGTCGAGCTTGTCGTCGTTCACGCCCATGACGACCGTGATGTCTTCGTTCTTCGCCGGAGCGGAGATGATGACCTTCTTGGCGCCGGCGACGATGTGGCCGTAGGCGCTCTTCGGGTCGTCCTTCTTGCACTCGGTGAAGAGGCCGGTCGACTCGATGACGATGTCGACGCCGAACTTCTTCCACGGCAGCTCGGCCGGGGTCTTGGCGCTGACGACGGCGATTTCCTTGCCGTTCACGACGAGGACGTCGTCCTCGGCCTTGTCGGCGGCGGACTTCTTCGAGCCGACGGTGCCCTGGAACTTGCCCTGCGTGGAGTCATACTTCAGCAGGTAAGCGAGGTTGTCGGCCGGGACGATATCGCCGACGGCGACGACATCGAGCTCGGTGCCGAGCAAGCCTTGCTCAACGAGCGCGCGAAACACGAGGCGGCCGATACGGCCGAAACCATTGATAGCGACTTTGACTGCCATAAGAGGGATGGGTTGAAGAACGTTAAGAGAACCAAATCAACTAATGCCCCAATGCTTTGGCAAGTGAGATACCCGCACAGCGCGCGGCATTAGCACCTTTGCAGTGACATAATCGCCGCGCTGGCGAAATTACGCTGCGACAAATCCCGCCCCCGCGCGCCGGCTATTCGCCGGACGTCCAGAGTCCGCACCCGAGCGCCGGCACGAACAGCTCCGCGGCGACCGTGCCCGGCGGCGCGGTGCGGCGGTCGTAGAAACGCGCGTGATCAGCCACCAGCCGCCAATCGTGAGCGGCCACGGTGTCGCCGATGGAGATCGTGACGTCCTCCTGTAGCGGGTTGACCGCGAAGAGCAGCTTCTGCGGGCCGGCACTGCCGTCGGCATTGTAGACGAGCGCGAGCGATCTGCCGTCGGGACCGGCAAAGGCCTGAAAGAACCCCTCGCTCGGCCGCGTCCAGAGCCGCAAGTGACGTCCCGCCTGCGACCGGCGGAACGCGATCCACTCCGCGAAATACGCGTGCGTGCCGGCGTAGCGGCGCAGGCGGCGGTAATCGAGCGCGTTGAGGTCGCCGCGCAGGTAGGTGTTGTTCACGCCGTGCTTCGAGCGGAGAAAATCCTGCCCGGCCGACACCATCGGGATGCCGATCGATGAGAACAGAATCGCCGCCATCAGGTGCGTGCGGCGCACGTCGTTCAGCGTCGGGCGGAAGCCGTTCTTGTCGCCGTTCTCGGTGATCTCGTCGAGCCAGGTGCGGTCGTCGTGCGACTCGGTGTAGTTCACCGTCTGCGCCGGCCAATAGGCGAAGTGCCACGGCGAACCTTTCAGGAAATACTCGAGCTTGTCCGCCGCGCCGTTGGCCCGGACGTAGTCGCGCAGGAAATTACGATAGCCGTCGTTCCACGACGCGAAGCCGGTCGGCCGCAACGCGTCGGCGATGTGTCCGCGGAAGCTCCACGGCTCGGCGAACAGGATGACGTCGGGCTTCACTTTTTTGAGCGCAACCTCGATTTCGCTCAGCACGCCGACACCGATCAACTCGGCCAAATCAAAACGGAAGCCGTCCACGCCGTAGGCCTCGATGAGATGCACGAGGCTGTCGATGATGAGACGCTTCGTCATCGCCGAGCGGCAGCGCAGGTCGTTGCCGACGCCGCTCCAGTTCAAGAGCGCGCCATCGTCGCCGAGCTCGAAGTGGTAGAGCTTGTCGATGAACATCAGGTGCGCCGGCTCGCCCGAGTGGTTGTAGACCACGTCGAGGATCACGGCCATGCCCTGGCGGTGGAAGGCCGCGACGAGTTCCTGGAACTCCTTCACCTGCGTCGCGCGCTCGGGCGCGGTGCCGAAGGCGCTGGCCGGCGCGAACCAGTTCGTGGTCATGTAGCCCCACTGGTATTCGTCGGGCTTCGCGTTGTCGTGCTCCTGCACCGGCTGCAGCTCGACCGCGTTCACGCCGAGGCGTTTCAAATAAAACTCGGGGCTCTCGACCCACTTTTTCAGTCCCGCGAAACCACGCCGCTCGTCGGCTGTGGCCTCGATGGGCGCGTGCGCCGTCAGATCGCGCACGTGCGCCTCGACGGCGACGAGGTCCTGCCAGGCCGGCGTGCGGAAGCTCCGATCGCCCTGCCCCACCCACGCGCGATCGAGCACGATGCCCGGACCGTCACGCCCCACCGCGGCAAACGCGTAGGGATCGAGGATGCGCTGATTCGGGTGGAAGTTGCCGAAAACGTTCTGCGGACCGCTGACGTTAT
Coding sequences within it:
- a CDS encoding glycoside hydrolase family 1; its protein translation is MNQPEHRILRAWLTSASSGIIELDADWTAELLPLLAPGEKAFQIASLVPAVPEVYAEEAGYYVDAEGQLVFVLDPAEHAGIDFDRTSLYVGGDFNGWGAAIGRPEWQLKKSTLLGRDLWTLALPVADLLREPPLRFKFVTSDARWLSLSPDATNSSRDDEGHVNRLLLPHRTGRNLFAFTTNAPLEPSRAYSVVHLRDGQQSPKIRLRLGKFFHALKSDLPLGALVRKNETTFRLFAPRAKTVKVSVAEQVDAPGGPHVYDLDKRLEDGEWRGVWEARLDQNLHGWFYWYNVSGPQNVFGNFHPNQRILDPYAFAAVGRDGPGIVLDRAWVGQGDRSFRTPAWQDLVAVEAHVRDLTAHAPIEATADERRGFAGLKKWVESPEFYLKRLGVNAVELQPVQEHDNAKPDEYQWGYMTTNWFAPASAFGTAPERATQVKEFQELVAAFHRQGMAVILDVVYNHSGEPAHLMFIDKLYHFELGDDGALLNWSGVGNDLRCRSAMTKRLIIDSLVHLIEAYGVDGFRFDLAELIGVGVLSEIEVALKKVKPDVILFAEPWSFRGHIADALRPTGFASWNDGYRNFLRDYVRANGAADKLEYFLKGSPWHFAYWPAQTVNYTESHDDRTWLDEITENGDKNGFRPTLNDVRRTHLMAAILFSSIGIPMVSAGQDFLRSKHGVNNTYLRGDLNALDYRRLRRYAGTHAYFAEWIAFRRSQAGRHLRLWTRPSEGFFQAFAGPDGRSLALVYNADGSAGPQKLLFAVNPLQEDVTISIGDTVAAHDWRLVADHARFYDRRTAPPGTVAAELFVPALGCGLWTSGE
- the gap gene encoding type I glyceraldehyde-3-phosphate dehydrogenase; the encoded protein is MAVKVAINGFGRIGRLVFRALVEQGLLGTELDVVAVGDIVPADNLAYLLKYDSTQGKFQGTVGSKKSAADKAEDDVLVVNGKEIAVVSAKTPAELPWKKFGVDIVIESTGLFTECKKDDPKSAYGHIVAGAKKVIISAPAKNEDITVVMGVNDDKLDVTKHTMISNASCTTNCLAPIVHVLLKEGFGVEEGLMTTIHSYTATQKTVDGPSKKDWKGGRSAAINIIPSSTGAAKATALVLPEVKGKLTGMSFRVPTPTVSVVDLTVKTTKATSYKEIAAAMKKASETYLKGVLAYTEDEVASSDFIHDKHSSIFDAGSGIELNPKFFKLVSWYDNEWGYSNRVVDLTKQIAAKL